In Paenibacillus sp. G2S3, a single window of DNA contains:
- a CDS encoding HAMP domain-containing sensor histidine kinase, with amino-acid sequence MRGLGRIRKQRSSSLLSGYLLIIVSALLFIPVVLPLSFVLYNMINEVTKGAPSVDTSLYSSVAALETMWHKEALQLEDVSSEAINERLHELSRKYTEATMFWVDGQGMTQLILTPDEGNPDHGSGVPEEWTAAEAIFFMKESTKRDPLAIVAFMGDRVDAGKGFIVMQIPNKLLNKGAYGGVGAWALYYFVLFVLFGGFALVSLLFFRKIRKRLLQLQTAMTITGPDRMPRPIATGKLDEIGRLEEAFNTMVVKLDESRRREIEEEELRKRLVSNLSHDLRTPLTVIRSHIHVMTKESLTPKGQQSLQLMDERIADLSVLIENLLSYNLLSSGRITLKPERKDVLRLLRESAAAWYPVWEKEGFEIDIDLEAEPLFWMVDEVWFRRILDNLFQNIVRHASSGLYVGISTEPRNGQRVVMITDHGRGIQSPSDYKGAGLGLSIVDLLIKHMELEWDMESTGDGTSVVILNPQSEI; translated from the coding sequence ATGAGGGGGTTAGGACGCATTCGCAAGCAGCGTAGCTCCTCTTTGCTATCGGGATATTTGCTTATTATCGTTTCTGCACTGCTTTTTATTCCTGTGGTTCTGCCGTTATCTTTTGTTCTCTACAATATGATTAATGAAGTGACTAAAGGGGCTCCATCTGTAGACACCTCTCTGTATTCGAGTGTTGCAGCGCTGGAGACCATGTGGCATAAAGAGGCGCTTCAATTGGAGGATGTTTCTTCGGAAGCCATAAATGAGCGTCTACATGAACTGAGCCGGAAATACACTGAGGCTACTATGTTTTGGGTAGATGGGCAGGGAATGACCCAGTTGATTCTCACACCTGATGAAGGCAATCCGGATCATGGCAGCGGAGTTCCGGAGGAGTGGACTGCGGCTGAGGCTATTTTTTTTATGAAAGAAAGTACAAAGCGTGATCCTTTAGCCATCGTCGCCTTCATGGGAGACCGAGTGGATGCGGGTAAAGGGTTTATTGTAATGCAAATTCCAAACAAGCTGCTAAACAAAGGGGCCTATGGGGGAGTCGGGGCTTGGGCTTTGTATTACTTTGTGCTCTTTGTACTTTTTGGAGGGTTCGCACTGGTTTCTTTGCTGTTCTTTAGAAAAATACGCAAACGGTTATTGCAGCTACAAACGGCGATGACGATTACAGGACCGGATAGAATGCCTAGGCCTATAGCGACAGGCAAACTAGACGAGATCGGACGATTGGAGGAAGCCTTTAATACGATGGTCGTGAAACTGGATGAAAGTCGACGTAGGGAAATAGAAGAAGAGGAGCTACGCAAGCGTCTAGTATCCAACCTATCTCATGATTTGCGTACACCGCTTACAGTCATCCGCAGCCACATCCATGTAATGACTAAGGAGAGCTTAACTCCAAAAGGGCAACAGTCCCTACAGCTAATGGATGAGCGTATCGCGGATCTTAGCGTCTTGATTGAGAATCTTTTATCCTATAATCTACTGAGCAGCGGAAGGATCACCTTAAAGCCGGAACGTAAAGATGTCTTGCGTTTGCTGCGGGAAAGTGCGGCTGCTTGGTACCCCGTATGGGAAAAAGAGGGTTTCGAGATCGATATTGATTTGGAGGCTGAGCCGTTATTCTGGATGGTGGACGAGGTGTGGTTTCGCCGTATTCTCGACAATCTGTTTCAGAATATTGTTCGTCATGCTAGTAGTGGTCTTTATGTAGGAATTTCTACGGAGCCCCGTAATGGGCAACGTGTCGTTATGATTACGGACCATGGCAGAGGCATCCAAAGTCCATCCGATTACAAAGGGGCAGGATTAGGGCTGTCCATCGTAGATCTTCTAATAAAACATATGGAGCTAGAATGGGATATGGAAAGTACAGGAGATGGCACCTCCGTTGTAATCCTTAATCCGCAGAGCGAAATTTAA